One Drosophila santomea strain STO CAGO 1482 chromosome X, Prin_Dsan_1.1, whole genome shotgun sequence DNA segment encodes these proteins:
- the LOC120456114 gene encoding thioredoxin domain-containing protein 17 — protein MPDYVPARGFKEMENLIKLYENQRSPIYIYFYGEKDKAGRSWCPDCVAAEDTIMSAFRTHAPAECMILVVDVGNREFWMGKDNVFRKPPYSVEGIPTLIRWKGVERLDGDQLLKMSLLELFFEETDPKKSAFVAQ, from the exons ATGCCCGACTACGTACCGGCACGGGGCTTCAAGGAGATGGAGAATCTGATCAAGCTGTACGAGAACCAGCGCAGCCCTATCTACATCTACTTCTATGGCGAGAAGGACAAGGCCGGACGCAGCTGGTGTCCGGACTGCGTGGCGG CCGAGGACACTATCATGAGTGCCTTCCGCACCCACGCGCCGGCGGAGTGCATGATCCTGGTGGTGGACGTGGGCAACCGAGAGTTCTGGATGGGCAAGGACAACGTGTTCCGAAAGCCGCCCTACTCGGTGGAGGGCATACCGACACTCATACGCTGGAAGGGCGTGGAGCGCCTGGATGGGGATCAGCTGCTCAAGATGAGTCTGCTGGAGCTCTTTTTCGAGGAGACCGATCCGAAGAAGTCTGCTTTTGTCGCTCAATAA